From a single Leptospira ellinghausenii genomic region:
- a CDS encoding HAD family hydrolase, translated as MTNLTKHSWTDEIYDRLTTLIPKKTGIVCFDFDNTLIRNDFGEKIMDQIIRENLTFLPTDLSPFFRDKKLWKDHTKLSLAEKEHLIWEEYSFQLKEFGIERGYRWTCFLFQGLSKEDYYEISRRAWKRVNLPEDESGVFPQVEMKDLIQYLHHFNWQVFIVTASPEPGIAAIAHHFPVLESNVIGMRQTLDGNGRYTHELIEPYTYGEGKVKAIEERIGQYPDLVFGDSFNDYPMLTKAKEFGVAIDKGDPEFVKACSAKGILIQPFFTYQSLIK; from the coding sequence GTGACAAACCTTACAAAGCATAGTTGGACAGATGAAATTTATGACCGTCTGACAACACTGATCCCTAAAAAAACAGGCATTGTCTGTTTTGATTTTGATAATACTCTCATCCGTAATGATTTTGGCGAAAAAATCATGGACCAAATCATCAGGGAAAATCTTACATTTTTACCAACTGACCTCTCCCCATTTTTTCGTGATAAAAAACTTTGGAAAGACCACACCAAACTGAGTTTAGCTGAAAAAGAACATTTGATATGGGAAGAATATTCTTTCCAATTAAAAGAATTTGGAATTGAAAGAGGATACCGTTGGACTTGTTTTTTATTCCAAGGTCTATCAAAAGAAGATTACTACGAAATCTCAAGACGTGCTTGGAAACGAGTGAACTTACCCGAAGATGAGTCTGGAGTTTTTCCTCAAGTGGAAATGAAGGATTTAATCCAGTATTTACACCACTTCAATTGGCAAGTGTTCATTGTAACCGCTTCTCCTGAACCTGGCATTGCTGCCATCGCCCACCACTTTCCCGTGTTAGAAAGTAATGTGATTGGTATGAGACAAACCTTAGACGGAAATGGAAGGTATACTCACGAACTCATTGAACCATATACTTATGGTGAAGGGAAAGTCAAAGCAATCGAAGAAAGGATCGGTCAGTATCCTGATTTGGTATTTGGTGATTCATTTAATGACTATCCCATGTTAACCAAAGCCAAAGAATTCGGAGTGGCAATCGATAAAGGTGACCCTGAATTTGTTAAGGCCTGCAGTGCAAAAGGAATTCTCATCCAACCATTTTTTACCTACCAATCTTTAATCAAATGA
- a CDS encoding ComEC/Rec2 family competence protein, whose translation MRVNTKLLPNSNFGWFCFGICVTATTCKIGNKIPGIYAFLFLFQLLFFCLFEILPPRLTKHCNHQVPWVILASFLFLLFADTNQTLSQRFPKRFFRDFLKQELNRSPLSPFESRIVLGLVTGSTKEIPKDFKELAKESGILHLFAASGLHLGIFIGSIQFLGNLIFSKHRWLSILLSLGFGFLYLYVLNFPVSFIRAYLFAFLTLVSSLFYRKIAVSDLLIISSATIAFFCFSDFLSIGFLLSFSAVFGIFYLKPSLDQMILKTNKSFLKENFTLTIVCSLCTFPVLVYSFHSYSYGGIWINYCLVPFAGILLPSLYTTLLFQSLLPSSFSLLLSHWIWIPASYLLSLFLKLFQSLSNFERAYKEWKSETTLLLVVSILLILILWALHRYNLNQNRITNRLILCVLFLFFPLSFWHEEVNSLPILTQSGKGYFTITLENKMYLYGNCSPQKRIGLPKTIHPIKQILFESETCLQTVLRLQKKEKIRDVIFFETQVSPFMRQFEKQGIQIQSSVRLGNDLTKNVTLFRFDGNPKEVNSLLRALKESEKNNSFQKWKGILVLDFPPWKKKEAKEWITYQKLLGISNAWKIIIVEDQFEISLFHYLTNPNLL comes from the coding sequence GTGAGAGTCAATACAAAACTACTTCCTAATTCTAACTTTGGATGGTTTTGTTTTGGAATTTGTGTTACTGCCACGACATGCAAAATCGGGAATAAAATCCCAGGGATTTATGCCTTTCTCTTTTTGTTCCAACTTCTTTTCTTTTGCCTATTCGAAATCCTGCCACCAAGGCTCACAAAACATTGCAATCATCAAGTCCCTTGGGTGATTCTTGCATCGTTTCTCTTTTTATTATTTGCCGATACCAACCAAACACTTTCACAAAGGTTTCCAAAACGTTTTTTTCGCGATTTTTTAAAACAGGAACTAAACAGATCACCACTTTCTCCCTTTGAATCTCGAATTGTTTTGGGTCTCGTGACTGGTTCCACAAAGGAAATCCCGAAAGACTTTAAAGAACTAGCAAAGGAATCGGGCATCTTACACCTATTTGCTGCCTCAGGACTCCATTTAGGAATTTTTATTGGATCCATTCAATTTTTAGGAAACTTAATTTTTTCCAAACACCGCTGGTTATCCATCTTACTCTCACTTGGTTTTGGTTTTTTATATTTGTATGTTTTAAACTTTCCTGTCTCATTTATCAGAGCTTACCTCTTTGCGTTTTTGACTTTGGTTTCCTCTTTATTTTACCGCAAAATAGCCGTTAGTGATCTACTGATAATCTCCTCTGCGACCATTGCCTTTTTTTGTTTCTCAGATTTTTTAAGCATTGGATTTTTACTCTCATTTAGTGCTGTTTTTGGGATTTTTTATCTCAAACCCAGTTTGGACCAGATGATTTTAAAAACTAACAAATCCTTCTTGAAGGAAAATTTTACACTGACAATCGTTTGTTCCTTATGTACGTTCCCAGTTCTTGTTTATTCCTTTCACTCTTACTCATATGGAGGGATTTGGATCAATTATTGTCTGGTTCCATTTGCTGGAATCTTACTTCCTAGTTTGTATACGACACTCCTCTTCCAAAGTTTATTACCAAGTTCATTCTCCCTTCTTTTATCCCATTGGATTTGGATTCCGGCAAGTTACTTACTTTCTCTTTTTTTAAAACTCTTCCAATCTTTATCAAATTTCGAAAGAGCTTACAAGGAATGGAAATCGGAGACTACTCTACTATTAGTTGTTTCAATCCTTCTTATTTTGATCCTTTGGGCACTGCATCGTTACAACCTAAACCAAAACAGAATCACCAATCGATTGATCCTTTGTGTATTGTTTCTATTTTTTCCATTGAGTTTTTGGCACGAGGAAGTTAACTCTCTACCGATTCTCACTCAATCGGGCAAAGGTTATTTTACAATCACACTCGAGAACAAAATGTATCTTTATGGAAATTGTTCTCCTCAGAAACGGATCGGGCTCCCAAAAACAATCCATCCAATCAAACAAATCTTATTTGAATCCGAAACCTGTTTGCAAACGGTTTTACGACTGCAAAAAAAAGAAAAAATCAGGGATGTGATTTTTTTCGAAACACAAGTTTCGCCTTTCATGCGGCAATTTGAAAAACAAGGAATCCAAATCCAATCTTCAGTCCGATTGGGTAATGATCTCACAAAAAATGTAACATTATTTCGATTTGATGGCAATCCGAAAGAGGTGAACTCCTTATTACGTGCTTTAAAAGAATCAGAAAAAAACAATTCCTTTCAAAAATGGAAGGGAATCCTAGTTCTCGATTTTCCTCCTTGGAAAAAAAAGGAAGCAAAAGAATGGATCACCTATCAAAAACTACTTGGGATTTCTAACGCATGGAAAATCATCATCGTTGAGGATCAATTTGAAATCTCCTTATTCCACTATCTCACAAATCCAAACCTTCTTTGA
- a CDS encoding helix-turn-helix domain-containing protein: protein MVSKVEQTSDGLDPLISESGDYITDVVKENLKLIRHTKGFSLDKLANRCGVSRAMLSQIEQGKSVPTISVLWKIANGLNVPFSELLKEKNQDGIHILKAENSKVLYSNSKVFASRALFPFLGNRKTEFYELILKPGGHEVAEPHKTGTTENLVVVSGKLRLRVGEKVVELEPKDSVFFKADVSHEYSNPTDQETLMYLVMDYTDEIG from the coding sequence ATGGTCAGTAAAGTAGAACAAACAAGTGACGGATTAGATCCTTTAATTTCAGAATCGGGCGACTATATAACAGACGTTGTCAAAGAAAACCTGAAACTCATCCGCCATACCAAAGGATTTTCTTTGGACAAACTCGCCAACCGATGTGGTGTGAGCCGTGCGATGTTGTCTCAAATTGAACAAGGGAAATCTGTGCCGACCATATCCGTTTTATGGAAAATTGCAAACGGGCTCAATGTTCCTTTTTCCGAACTCTTGAAAGAAAAAAACCAAGATGGAATCCATATCTTAAAAGCTGAAAACTCCAAGGTTTTGTATTCTAACTCGAAAGTATTCGCAAGCCGTGCACTGTTTCCATTCCTTGGAAACCGCAAAACGGAATTTTATGAACTTATTTTAAAACCTGGTGGCCATGAAGTTGCTGAACCGCACAAAACAGGGACCACAGAAAACCTCGTTGTCGTATCTGGGAAACTTCGATTGCGTGTAGGAGAAAAGGTAGTGGAACTGGAACCAAAAGACTCTGTGTTTTTTAAGGCCGATGTTTCGCATGAATATTCCAATCCTACAGACCAAGAAACTCTTATGTACTTGGTGATGGATTACACGGATGAGATAGGTTAA
- the rsmI gene encoding 16S rRNA (cytidine(1402)-2'-O)-methyltransferase produces the protein MNRLYLVSNSIGNDLDLPPRTKQLLEDADWILGEEQRTTSTLLKKLGISKPFDLLNEHTSRSEMDEIGMKLAMTKRTCLISDSGSPGLEDPGKWLVPLAWEMGVEVRSAPGPTALVSALTSSGFATSPFLFLGFLPREEKEREKTLKQYLGLGITIAFYETPYRAKHCLETLAKILPNDRMIFLALGISFAHETSFRGTAKEVQKKFPQGMKLPPVFVIEEKKERHKR, from the coding sequence ATGAATCGATTGTATTTAGTATCCAATTCCATTGGAAACGACTTAGACCTTCCACCTCGCACCAAACAATTGCTAGAAGATGCAGATTGGATCTTAGGGGAAGAACAAAGGACTACGTCTACCCTACTGAAAAAATTAGGGATCTCTAAACCATTTGACCTCCTCAATGAACATACTTCCAGAAGTGAGATGGATGAGATAGGAATGAAACTTGCCATGACAAAACGCACTTGTCTCATTTCCGATTCTGGAAGTCCAGGCCTCGAAGACCCAGGTAAGTGGCTTGTCCCACTCGCTTGGGAGATGGGAGTGGAAGTGAGGTCTGCTCCTGGCCCCACGGCTCTTGTATCAGCTCTCACCAGTTCTGGTTTTGCAACTTCGCCTTTTTTATTCCTTGGATTTTTACCGAGAGAGGAAAAGGAAAGGGAAAAAACCTTAAAACAATACTTAGGACTTGGGATCACAATCGCCTTTTACGAAACCCCTTACCGTGCCAAACATTGCCTGGAAACTCTCGCCAAAATCCTTCCGAATGATCGTATGATCTTTTTGGCTCTGGGAATTTCGTTCGCACATGAAACCTCCTTCCGCGGGACAGCCAAGGAAGTCCAAAAAAAATTCCCACAAGGGATGAAACTCCCACCTGTGTTTGTCATCGAAGAGAAAAAAGAAAGGCACAAACGATAG
- the rsmA gene encoding 16S rRNA (adenine(1518)-N(6)/adenine(1519)-N(6))-dimethyltransferase RsmA, with product MKSPYSTISQIQTFFEQKGIRAQKKFGQNFLIDKNIVEYIVNTAKPLFAEDDVSLAEIGIGLGTLTYPILSLGKHTDLFEIDFAYIQLAKDEILPKFPKANLFAGDALENLHHIFPKKVFVFGNLPYHLTTEIINTLIIHCRNFQGGIFMVQKEFAERLVKETSSLSVFLSAFCEVKYLKTVHKNCFFPIPKIHSALILLSPKKENGKHHWSPQSEREVEVWSRMLRTVFWGKRKQIQVSLRESPFSDDPIFREALAEALVRSKIPPTKRPEELNREQFLNLGQHLLDILSK from the coding sequence TTGAAATCTCCTTATTCCACTATCTCACAAATCCAAACCTTCTTTGAACAAAAAGGAATCAGGGCCCAAAAAAAATTTGGTCAAAATTTCCTAATTGATAAAAACATTGTGGAATACATTGTAAATACAGCAAAACCATTGTTTGCTGAAGATGATGTTTCTTTGGCAGAAATTGGAATTGGACTTGGAACTTTAACCTATCCAATTTTGAGTTTAGGAAAACATACCGATTTATTTGAAATTGATTTTGCATACATTCAATTGGCAAAAGATGAAATTTTACCAAAGTTCCCCAAAGCAAATTTATTTGCAGGTGATGCCTTAGAAAATTTACACCATATATTCCCTAAAAAAGTTTTTGTATTTGGAAACTTACCTTACCACCTCACAACAGAAATCATCAACACACTGATCATCCATTGCCGTAACTTCCAAGGTGGAATTTTTATGGTGCAAAAGGAGTTTGCAGAACGGCTTGTGAAAGAAACCTCGTCCCTCTCCGTTTTTTTGTCTGCCTTCTGCGAAGTGAAATACCTAAAGACTGTCCATAAAAATTGTTTTTTTCCCATTCCCAAAATCCATTCCGCTCTCATTTTACTCTCTCCGAAAAAAGAAAATGGAAAACACCACTGGTCTCCCCAATCGGAAAGAGAAGTGGAAGTTTGGTCTCGGATGTTACGAACTGTTTTTTGGGGCAAACGAAAACAAATCCAAGTGAGTTTACGGGAATCTCCGTTTTCAGATGATCCCATTTTCCGTGAGGCATTGGCAGAAGCCTTGGTCCGTTCGAAAATCCCTCCGACCAAACGGCCTGAAGAATTGAACCGTGAACAATTTCTGAATCTTGGTCAACATTTACTTGACATTTTGTCAAAATGA
- a CDS encoding sterol desaturase family protein → MFENFTPPPIVTYAIPVFFLLIGIEVYIGYRRNKDLYRLNDSIADLSTGIISQIWGLFQKGVGLYAYFYIYEHFRFFEFAMTNPWAWVLCIVGQDFCYYWSHRLAHEVNFLWAGHVIHHHSEEYNLVVALRQTGLGGLVTWVFYVPLALIGFHPWMYLASGQINLIYQFWVHTKAVGKIGKVGEYILSTPSHHRVHHAINPIYIDKNHGGIFILFDRMFGTFQEETEPCVYGTVKPLRSFNPVYANFHYYWELLKQAFAAEYFMDKIRVFLKPPGWYPRQGNQPAGFLPIPEVSPNSFQKYDPKPATEVKTYTTTWFVLVLLLSFAFLLFVPKFSFVSQVLVTIWVTLSLVSINALIENKTWAGALEITRLLFGFLVLGYFDVNWAYYAIGIVCLVIAGIYLYRTGQQKTQAAS, encoded by the coding sequence ATGTTTGAGAATTTCACACCCCCTCCCATTGTAACGTATGCCATCCCCGTTTTTTTCCTTTTGATTGGCATTGAAGTGTACATCGGTTACCGCAGGAACAAAGACCTGTACCGGTTGAATGATTCGATTGCCGATTTGAGTACGGGAATCATCTCCCAAATTTGGGGCCTTTTCCAAAAAGGTGTGGGTTTATACGCCTATTTTTATATCTATGAACACTTTCGATTTTTTGAATTTGCCATGACAAACCCTTGGGCATGGGTGCTTTGTATCGTCGGCCAAGATTTCTGCTATTATTGGTCACACCGTTTAGCACATGAAGTGAATTTCCTTTGGGCAGGGCATGTCATCCACCACCACAGTGAAGAATACAACCTTGTGGTCGCCCTTAGACAAACCGGTCTTGGTGGCCTTGTGACTTGGGTCTTTTATGTACCACTTGCTCTCATTGGTTTTCATCCATGGATGTACCTTGCGAGTGGACAAATCAATCTCATCTACCAATTTTGGGTGCACACAAAAGCAGTTGGAAAAATTGGAAAGGTTGGCGAATACATACTTTCGACACCTTCCCACCACCGAGTGCACCACGCAATTAACCCCATCTACATCGACAAAAACCATGGTGGGATTTTTATCCTCTTTGATCGTATGTTCGGGACTTTCCAAGAAGAAACAGAACCTTGTGTGTATGGAACTGTAAAACCACTTCGCAGTTTTAACCCTGTGTATGCAAACTTCCACTACTACTGGGAACTTCTGAAACAAGCGTTTGCTGCTGAATACTTTATGGATAAAATCCGCGTCTTTTTAAAACCACCAGGTTGGTACCCAAGACAAGGAAACCAACCGGCAGGATTTTTACCCATCCCAGAAGTAAGCCCAAATTCATTCCAAAAGTATGACCCAAAACCAGCTACGGAAGTGAAAACCTATACAACCACTTGGTTTGTTTTGGTTTTACTCCTCTCGTTTGCGTTTTTACTCTTTGTTCCCAAGTTCAGTTTTGTCTCTCAAGTCCTAGTGACCATTTGGGTGACACTTTCCCTCGTTTCCATCAATGCACTGATTGAAAACAAAACATGGGCGGGAGCTTTGGAGATCACAAGATTACTGTTTGGATTCTTAGTTTTAGGATACTTCGATGTCAATTGGGCTTATTATGCCATTGGTATTGTTTGTTTGGTGATTGCCGGGATTTATCTCTACCGCACAGGCCAACAGAAAACACAAGCCGCCTCTTAA
- a CDS encoding M23 family metallopeptidase, with the protein MKRNRSYYIILVLILFVVTYSAYAAYQKQKNGPVFLDNHVFQRYNDQWGLWVDLNAEKKSLLEKASEFGVLAQEVMEINHLTETELKRLKRSLFFPYSAEYMRNLQEKELFRETIDSPIDQFIWPVLPNNKSRISSRIGRRWNTWHTGLDIAIPKNSIVLAAADGVVEEAGRGGDYGLAVKIYHHDMNHFHTVYGHNQELLVKPGDIVKKGQIIAFSGNTGKSTGPHVHFEVRFHNVYLNPENFLTPFEEGVATNLVGFAD; encoded by the coding sequence ATGAAGCGAAACCGCAGTTACTACATCATACTGGTCCTAATCCTCTTTGTCGTGACCTACTCGGCCTATGCGGCATACCAAAAACAAAAAAACGGTCCTGTTTTTTTGGACAATCATGTGTTCCAACGGTATAACGACCAATGGGGTCTTTGGGTGGATCTGAATGCAGAGAAAAAATCCCTATTGGAAAAGGCATCCGAATTTGGTGTGCTCGCCCAAGAGGTAATGGAAATCAACCACTTGACGGAAACCGAACTCAAACGTTTGAAACGCTCTTTATTTTTCCCTTACTCCGCTGAATATATGAGGAACCTCCAAGAAAAAGAACTCTTTCGTGAAACTATTGATTCTCCGATTGACCAATTCATTTGGCCAGTGTTACCCAATAACAAATCTCGAATTTCATCTCGCATTGGAAGGCGTTGGAACACTTGGCATACAGGCCTTGACATCGCCATTCCGAAAAACTCGATCGTACTTGCGGCAGCCGATGGAGTGGTAGAAGAAGCTGGGAGAGGTGGTGACTACGGTCTTGCTGTTAAAATTTACCACCATGACATGAACCATTTCCATACTGTGTATGGGCATAACCAAGAGTTACTCGTAAAACCTGGTGACATCGTCAAAAAAGGGCAAATCATCGCTTTTTCAGGAAACACAGGAAAGTCAACAGGACCTCATGTCCATTTCGAAGTTCGATTTCATAATGTGTATTTGAATCCTGAAAACTTTCTCACTCCTTTTGAAGAAGGTGTTGCCACAAACCTTGTCGGATTTGCAGACTAA
- a CDS encoding 7TM diverse intracellular signaling domain-containing protein yields the protein MRNTKTISNIPILSFLSALLLFHPANFLSAAPKIDLATEMSGMAIWNQVLVLEDPTQSISEATIVSGEKDGEFKQLTSPNLGFSQSVFWVKLDVTNPNSQMVRWNLLFDFPLIDEIQILGDPVPKTLLRKLGDSSPFSERNVEYRNPVFPFETLPNARAVYYLKIKSESTIPLALELWTEREFNEKINKEQMIFGIFYGILFVMIAYNFFIYIFTYEKSYLLYLFFISSIFFFHLVNNGFAFQYIWPNWVFWANYSLPFFICLSCITGIIFTHNYLNLKKHLSKVSKLMWVWVGILVIFSLVTFFLNYRVAMVTSILLTVPTALLLVYSGTYTFLGNVRTARYYLISWLFFLLGVLLYSLKSLGFLSDNHITRWTIQIGTALQTILLSLGLADRINFLTKSLRENLRDLSHAKIKIEESEKRFREIFQGSDEVILMMNEDFEIINANRSLSKHLGYRLDDLRNKKITEILYTGRDQKSDYNVMYVNDKLTDLKMTGSAINFRTELSQKYVKEPKEMVCRIQYIDFEETREVLMTLSPEYEDTIIQLIDSEKIELSMNNYLRNAELVSQKITSQLAKYLTNIEQTEVRSSVREIIINAVEHGNLNISFDEKSKALMEGNYLEFLQKRQEDPRYRHKKVKIEYSFSSEYVAYRITDEGRGFDHKKHMEKSLDAMNEAHVQHGRGILMTKSVFDRIEYNEKGNQVSLIKFLNRD from the coding sequence ATGCGAAATACAAAGACAATTTCTAATATTCCAATCCTGTCCTTCCTATCTGCACTCCTTTTATTCCATCCTGCCAATTTCTTAAGTGCGGCACCTAAAATTGATTTGGCTACCGAAATGAGTGGAATGGCAATTTGGAACCAAGTTTTGGTTTTGGAAGATCCTACCCAATCCATTTCAGAGGCGACAATTGTATCTGGTGAAAAAGACGGAGAATTCAAACAACTCACTTCGCCTAATTTAGGTTTTTCTCAGTCGGTGTTTTGGGTAAAATTGGATGTTACCAATCCAAATTCTCAAATGGTGCGATGGAATTTGTTATTTGATTTTCCACTGATAGATGAAATCCAAATATTAGGTGACCCAGTTCCCAAAACTTTGTTACGAAAACTTGGTGACTCTTCTCCTTTTTCCGAACGAAATGTGGAATACCGAAATCCAGTTTTTCCCTTCGAAACACTTCCTAATGCAAGGGCTGTCTATTATCTCAAAATCAAATCCGAATCAACCATTCCATTGGCATTGGAACTTTGGACGGAACGAGAATTTAATGAAAAGATAAACAAGGAGCAAATGATCTTTGGAATTTTTTATGGAATTTTGTTTGTGATGATTGCTTACAATTTTTTCATTTATATTTTTACTTATGAAAAAAGTTATCTATTGTATCTCTTTTTTATTAGCTCTATATTTTTCTTTCACCTAGTGAACAATGGGTTTGCTTTTCAATACATTTGGCCCAATTGGGTGTTTTGGGCCAATTACTCTTTGCCATTTTTTATTTGTTTGTCCTGCATCACGGGAATCATCTTCACTCATAATTATTTAAATTTGAAAAAACACCTTTCCAAAGTTTCCAAATTGATGTGGGTTTGGGTAGGAATCCTTGTTATATTTTCCTTAGTTACATTTTTTTTAAACTACCGAGTTGCGATGGTCACCTCTATATTGTTAACAGTTCCCACTGCACTTTTACTGGTGTATAGTGGAACATATACATTTTTGGGCAACGTTCGAACTGCGAGGTATTATTTAATCTCTTGGTTGTTCTTTTTGTTAGGTGTTTTGTTATATTCTTTGAAAAGTTTAGGATTTTTATCTGACAATCATATTACAAGATGGACCATTCAAATTGGAACAGCGTTACAAACAATTTTATTATCATTAGGTTTAGCAGACAGAATCAATTTTTTAACTAAAAGTCTGAGAGAAAATCTAAGAGATTTATCTCATGCTAAGATAAAAATTGAAGAGTCTGAAAAACGTTTTAGAGAAATTTTCCAAGGTTCCGATGAAGTGATTTTGATGATGAACGAAGATTTCGAAATCATCAATGCGAATCGTTCGTTATCAAAACACCTAGGTTATCGACTGGATGACTTGAGAAACAAAAAAATAACAGAGATCCTCTATACAGGAAGAGACCAAAAATCAGATTATAACGTGATGTATGTGAATGATAAACTCACAGACTTAAAGATGACCGGATCCGCCATTAATTTTAGAACAGAGTTGTCACAAAAGTATGTAAAAGAACCAAAGGAAATGGTATGTCGTATCCAATACATTGATTTTGAAGAAACAAGGGAAGTGTTAATGACTTTATCTCCCGAATATGAAGATACCATTATCCAACTCATTGATTCGGAAAAAATTGAACTTTCGATGAATAATTATCTGCGAAATGCAGAACTTGTTTCTCAAAAGATAACTTCCCAATTAGCAAAGTACTTAACGAACATTGAACAAACGGAAGTTCGGTCTTCTGTGCGAGAGATTATCATCAATGCAGTAGAACATGGGAATTTGAATATTAGTTTTGATGAAAAATCAAAAGCACTGATGGAAGGGAACTATTTAGAGTTTTTACAAAAACGACAAGAGGACCCACGGTATCGTCACAAAAAAGTAAAAATAGAATATTCTTTTAGCAGTGAATATGTTGCCTATCGAATCACCGATGAAGGTAGAGGATTTGATCATAAAAAACATATGGAAAAATCGTTAGATGCAATGAACGAGGCACATGTCCAACATGGTAGAGGGATTCTGATGACAAAATCTGTTTTTGACCGAATTGAATACAACGAGAAAGGGAATCAGGTCAGTCTGATCAAATTTCTCAATCGTGATTAA
- a CDS encoding 50S ribosomal protein L11 methyltransferase, whose protein sequence is MEYRELKVNLPKELSDPFYELLDSLQCAGYYEILFDGEAPKEKDQGLIRDNTNIRIYLQTDEVEKELKILIFLKLHAPNNSNSESRIIETRDYEEAYKEYYKPFPIGNKLWVIPTWEKNEPNTIALWKPTGGIPLFINPGVAFGTGHHETTKLILEHLDSLYADGKFLFQSACDVGTGSGILSIGLAKFGVSKIFALDIDPNAVKAAWSNWTENEYPKGFQFSVEESGIDNPKLSKEKYDLAIANITFAVLSQNIRHLAKINAPRIIFSGIITEKKDEFLSLLQSHLPGKLLYSKEWNEWWVLDWQKN, encoded by the coding sequence TTGGAATACCGAGAATTAAAAGTTAATTTACCAAAAGAATTATCAGATCCATTTTATGAACTTCTAGATTCTTTACAATGTGCCGGGTATTATGAAATTCTATTTGACGGTGAAGCACCAAAAGAAAAAGACCAAGGCCTCATCCGAGACAATACAAATATTCGTATTTATTTACAAACTGATGAAGTGGAAAAAGAATTAAAAATTCTAATCTTTCTAAAACTTCACGCACCTAACAATTCTAATTCGGAATCACGTATCATTGAGACTAGGGATTACGAAGAAGCATACAAAGAATATTACAAACCCTTCCCTATTGGAAATAAACTTTGGGTGATTCCTACTTGGGAAAAAAATGAACCGAATACAATCGCATTATGGAAACCTACGGGAGGCATTCCTCTTTTTATTAACCCAGGTGTGGCATTTGGAACAGGTCACCATGAAACGACTAAACTCATTTTAGAACATTTGGATTCATTGTATGCAGATGGTAAGTTTTTATTCCAATCAGCTTGTGATGTGGGAACAGGTTCTGGAATTTTATCCATAGGTCTTGCAAAGTTTGGGGTTTCTAAAATTTTTGCTTTAGACATAGATCCAAATGCTGTCAAAGCAGCATGGTCTAACTGGACTGAAAACGAATATCCAAAAGGATTTCAGTTTAGTGTAGAAGAATCGGGAATCGACAATCCAAAACTTTCCAAAGAAAAATATGATTTGGCAATTGCCAATATAACGTTTGCAGTTCTCTCACAAAACATCCGTCACTTGGCAAAAATCAATGCACCTAGAATCATTTTTTCAGGAATCATCACCGAGAAAAAAGATGAGTTTTTAAGTTTATTACAAAGTCATTTGCCAGGAAAACTCCTTTATTCCAAAGAATGGAATGAATGGTGGGTTCTCGACTGGCAAAAAAATTAA